A single region of the Echinimonas agarilytica genome encodes:
- a CDS encoding carbonic anhydrase produces MKRNLITLAVAMFAFNVTAGSDPHWGYSGKTGPQNWYNLSEANASCEGQNQSPIDLSGFVESTLSAIDFSYQAQGHEIINNGHTVQVNFETGSQIKLDQHQFNLVQYHFHSPSENHINGKSYPLEVHMVHADADGALAVVAVMFDEGAENEGLAKAWASLPKHAGDKHSLSTPVSAFDLLPKSQDYYRFNGSLTTPPCSEGVRWLVMKQPLTASKAQISSFQSTLHEPNNRPIQPLNARVVMQ; encoded by the coding sequence ATGAAACGGAACCTCATCACTTTAGCAGTCGCGATGTTCGCTTTTAATGTTACCGCAGGATCAGATCCACACTGGGGCTACTCTGGCAAAACCGGTCCACAAAATTGGTATAATTTAAGCGAAGCGAATGCCTCATGCGAGGGACAAAATCAATCCCCCATCGACCTTTCTGGCTTCGTTGAATCGACCCTTTCTGCAATTGACTTTAGTTACCAGGCTCAAGGCCACGAAATCATCAACAACGGGCATACGGTTCAAGTTAATTTTGAGACCGGCAGCCAAATAAAGCTCGACCAACATCAATTTAACCTCGTTCAATATCATTTCCACTCCCCAAGTGAAAACCACATCAACGGCAAATCATATCCATTAGAAGTACACATGGTACATGCCGATGCTGACGGCGCCTTAGCCGTTGTAGCAGTGATGTTTGATGAAGGCGCTGAAAATGAAGGTTTGGCTAAGGCATGGGCATCGCTTCCCAAACACGCAGGTGACAAACATTCATTGAGCACACCAGTGTCTGCGTTTGATTTGTTGCCAAAAAGCCAGGACTACTATCGATTCAATGGTTCGTTGACCACCCCTCCTTGCTCAGAAGGTGTGCGCTGGTTAGTGATGAAACAACCATTGACCGCTTCAAAGGCGCAAATTTCATCATTTCAAAGTACATTGCATGAGCCGAACAATCGCCCAATTCAGCCACTCAATGCACGTGTTGTGATGCAATAA
- the hisA gene encoding 1-(5-phosphoribosyl)-5-[(5-phosphoribosylamino)methylideneamino]imidazole-4-carboxamide isomerase gives MIIPALDLIGGEVVRLYQGDYAQQTTYSFNPVEQFQLYRAAGAEWLHLVDLDGAKDTSARQLTTIAELIDKTDAKIQVGGGIRSEEDVKQLLDIGAQRVVIGSLAVKQPELVAEWMRKYGPEHIVLALDINIDENGNKHVAISGWQESSSMTLEQLIEHYQAAGLKHVLCTDISRDGTLQGSNVELYTEMASKYPNIAWQSSGGIGGLADIADLRPTGVSGVIVGRALLEGKFTAEQAIESWQTA, from the coding sequence ATGATCATTCCTGCTCTTGATCTCATTGGTGGTGAAGTTGTTCGCCTATACCAAGGCGATTACGCCCAACAAACCACTTACAGCTTCAACCCCGTTGAGCAATTTCAGCTGTACCGTGCAGCCGGAGCAGAATGGCTGCATTTAGTGGATTTAGATGGTGCTAAAGACACCAGCGCTCGCCAGCTGACAACAATTGCAGAATTGATTGATAAGACCGATGCAAAAATCCAAGTGGGTGGCGGCATCCGCTCTGAAGAAGACGTGAAGCAATTGCTGGATATTGGCGCGCAACGCGTGGTCATAGGTTCCCTAGCAGTTAAGCAGCCAGAGCTTGTTGCGGAATGGATGCGTAAATACGGGCCAGAGCACATTGTGCTTGCGCTCGATATTAATATCGACGAAAACGGAAATAAGCATGTTGCTATCTCGGGTTGGCAAGAAAGCTCATCCATGACGCTTGAGCAACTCATTGAGCACTATCAAGCCGCCGGTTTAAAACACGTATTGTGCACAGATATTAGTCGTGACGGCACACTCCAAGGCTCCAATGTAGAGCTCTACACTGAGATGGCGAGCAAATACCCGAATATCGCTTGGCAAAGCTCAGGCGGAATTGGGGGATTAGCTGATATTGCAGATCTACGCCCCACCGGTGTTTCTGGCGTGATTGTTGGACGCGCATTACTTGAAGGCAAATTTACAGCCGAGCAAGCCATCGAGAGTTGGCAAACCGCGTAA